A part of Fusarium graminearum PH-1 chromosome 3, whole genome shotgun sequence genomic DNA contains:
- a CDS encoding 4-hydroxyphenylpyruvate dioxygenase, which yields MSPSAITNSPPQQAVQPTTVPIASSLDKVDNTFAVQPPPNFTGYDHITWWVGNAKQAASYYTNLFGFKPIAYKGLETGSRYFASYVIENNGVRFVFTSPLRSEAHFPDDEPISKSDRKLLKEMYAHLERHGDAVKDVAFEVENVEGVYHKAVQEGAVAVQDPKVSKDKEHGGVSTAVICTYGDTTHTLISRQNYTGPFLPGYRAWKKHSATVTLPEVPLVRIDHCVGNQSWNEMDSACAFYEQCLSFHRFWSVDDSQICTEFSALSSVVMASPNNVVKMPINEPAMGKKKSQIEEYVIFNSGPGVQHIALLTHDIIASVTALRARGVDFIDVPSTYYTNMRHRLKTERRNWELKEEFETLERLNILIDYDEGGYLLQLFTKPLMDRPTVFIEIIQREEFDGFGAGNFKSLFEAIEREQAERGNL from the coding sequence ATGTCCCCTTCTGCTATCACCAACTCGCCTCCCCAGCAGGCTGTCCAGCCTACTACTGTTCCCATTGCCTCTTCCCTCGATAAAGTCGACAATACCTTTGCGGTTCAGCCGCCCCCCAACTTCACCGGATATGACCACATAACCTGGTGGGTTGGCAATGCCAAGCAGGCTGCCTCCTATTACACCAACCTCTTTGGCTTCAAGCCCATTGCCTACAAAGGTCTCGAGACTGGCAGCCGATACTTTGCCTCATATGTAATTGAGAACAATGGCGTTCGATTTGTCTTTACCTCGCCTCTGCGATCTGAAGCTCACTTCCCCGACGATGAgcccatctccaagtcagACCGAAAGCTTCTTAAGGAGATGTACGCTCATCTCGAACGACATGGTGACGCCGTAAAGGATGTCGCCTTTGAGGTCGAGAACGTCGAGGGAGTCTACCACAAGGCTGTCCAGGAGGGTGCCGTCGCTGTCCAAGACCCCAAGGtcagcaaggacaaggagcaCGGCGGCGTCTCGACAGCTGTCATCTGCACATATGGTGACACCACCCATACTCTGATCTCTCGACAGAACTACACCGGACCTTTCCTCCCCGGTTACCGTGCCTGGAAGAAGCACAGTGCTACTGTGACTCTTCCTGAAGTTCCCCTGGTCCGCATCGACCACTGTGTCGGAAACCAGTCTTGGAACGAGATGGACTCGGCCTGTGCCTTTTACGAGCAGTGCCTTTCATTCCACCGCTTTTGGTCTGTGGATGACTCGCAGATCTGCACTGAGTTCTCAGCTCTGAGCTCCGTTGTCATGGCTTCTCCCAACAACGTTGTCAAGATGCCCATTAACGAGCCCGCtatgggcaagaagaagtctCAGATTGAGGAGtatgtcatcttcaactctggTCCCGGTGTTCAGCACATCGCCCTTCTTACCCATGATATCATCGCCTCTGTCACAGCTCTCCGTGCCCGTGGCGTTGACTTTATCGACGTCCCCTCAACATATTACACCAACATGCGCCACCGTCTCAAGACTGAGCGCCGCAACTGGGAGCTCAAGGAAGAGtttgagactcttgagcgTCTCAACATCCTGATCGACTACGATGAGGGTGGCTATCTGCTACAACTCTTTACTAAGCCTCTCATGGACCGACCCACGGTTTTCATTGAGATCATCCAGCGCGAGGAATTCGATGGTTTCGGCGCTGGTAACTTTAAGAGCTTGTTCGAGGCTATCGAGCGTGAGCAAGCTGAGCGTGGCAACCTGTAA
- a CDS encoding suppressor of stem-loop protein 1 — MADSDGEYVGDMSDDDLMDHRVSNDNPQATKGKSSKSRKGDSARAWEVSKRTWETGLPDEDQDGVLSINVLEAEKRKRLLRDTTPLQRGIIRHMVLVLDMSFAMTEKDLLPTRYRLMLSYAVAFVREFFEQNPISQLGIIGMRDGVAVRVSDVGGNPAEHLDKLKGLESQDPQGNPSLQNALEMCRGALFHAPSHGTREVFIIYGALLSSDPGDIHETIGNLITDRIRVSIVGLSAHLAICADLCSRTNAGDESQYNIAMDEVHFRELFLAATTPPVTRTVAQSTASLLMMGFPSRTLVPNGTTSYCACHNRPCREGYLCTRCGARVCRIPSECPSCDLTLILSTHLARSYHHLFPLRNWIEVPWAKATTSAGCFSCLAPFPEPPKNKGHDKSKEDSGAPKTAKGVSESGRYACEVCGQHFCIDCDVFAHEVVHNCPGCQSLVSKTDGAAASGEQNGTATHTNGDVAMT, encoded by the exons ATGGCTGACTCCGACGGCGAGTATGTCGGCGACATGTCGGACGACGACCTCATGGACCATCGCGTCTCCAACGACAATCCCCAAGCAACGAAAGGCAAATCCTCGAAATCGAGAAAAGGCGACTCAGCTAGAGCTTGGGAAGTCTCGAAGCGGACTTGGGAGACAGGCCTACCCGACGAGGACCAAGACGGCGTCCTGAGTATCAACGTACTCGAAGCCGAGAAGCGAAAGCGACTACTACGCGACACAACACCGCTACAGAGAGGAATTATTCGACACATGGTGCTTGTGCTGGACATGTCGTTTGCTATGACGGAGAAGGACCTTCTGCCGACGAGATACCGGCTTATGCTGAGCTATGCGGTTGCTTTTGTACGAGAGTTCTTTGAGCAGAACCCCATTTCGCAGCTAGGCATTATTGGTATGCgcgatggtgttgctgtcaGAGTCAGCGACGTGGGAGGAAACCCAGCGGAACATTTGGATAAGCTAAAGGGATTGGAGAGTCAAGATCCTCAGGGAAATCCAAGTTTGCAGAACGCTCTCGAGATGTGTCGAGGAGCTCTATT CCATGCGCCCTCCCACGGCACACGAGAAGTCTTTATTATCTACGGCGCCCTATTATCGAGCGATCCCGGCGATATCCACGAGACCATCGGCAACCTCATCACAGACCGAATACGCGTTTCCATTGTCGGATTATCCGCCCATCTGGCCATCTGCGCAGATCTGTGCTCACGGACAAATGCCGGCGATGAGTCACAATACAATATCGCAATGGACGAGGTTCACTTCCGCGAACTCTTCCTCGCAGCTACAACGCCTCCAGTGACGCGCACGGTTGCGCAGAGCACAGCCAGCCTGCTCATGATGGGGTTCCCATCCCGAACGCTTGTTCCTAACGGGACGACGAGTTACTGCGCCTGTCACAATCGGCCTTGCCGCGAAGGTTATCTTTGCACCCGTTGCGGCGCTCGCGTGTGCCGTATCCCCTCTGAGTGCCCATCGTGTGATCTTACGCTTATTCTGTCAACGCATCTGGCCCGATCATACCACCATCTATTTCCGCTAAGGAACTGGATCGAAGTACCTTGGGCCAAAGCCACCACCTCAGCAGGCTGTTTTTCATGTCTTGCGCCCTTTCCTGAGCCACCGAAGAACAAAGGGCACGACAAGTCTAAGGAAGACAGTGGCGCGCCAAAGACAGCCAAAGGCGTCAGCGAGAGCGGCCGCTACGCATGTGAGGTTTGCGGACAACACTTTTGTATCGACTGTGATGTCTTTGCCCATGAGGTCGTCCACAACTGTCCAGGTTGCCAAAGTTTAGTATCAAAGACTGATGGTGCTGCCGCATCGGGGGAACAGAATGGTACGGCTACGCATACAAACGGCGATGTTGCCATGACATGA